The Nitrospira tepida genome includes a window with the following:
- a CDS encoding antitoxin MazE family protein, whose amino-acid sequence MASETFLTPKEKQSRYRRRLRRKGLRPVQIWVPDTRATGFSAECRRQARLAARSPQEKRVLNFISEIAAWDNG is encoded by the coding sequence ATGGCCTCTGAGACATTCCTGACCCCAAAGGAAAAGCAGAGCCGCTACCGGCGCCGGTTGCGCCGCAAAGGCCTGCGTCCCGTGCAGATCTGGGTCCCTGATACGCGCGCAACCGGGTTTTCGGCTGAATGCCGCCGCCAGGCGCGCCTCGCGGCCCGTTCTCCGCAGGAGAAGCGCGTTCTTAACTTCATCTCGGAGATCGCTGCTTGGGACAACGGATGA
- the panB gene encoding 3-methyl-2-oxobutanoate hydroxymethyltransferase gives MKIPDFQRAKREGKKIVVVTGYDALFARIIEQAGIEVILVGDSLGVVVQGKHDTLTVTMEDMLYHTRMVAGAAERALVVADMPFLSYQVSNEEAVRNAGRLIQAGAAAVKLEGGANVVERVQAMTSFGIPVMGHVGMTPQSVRSYGGYKVQGKGAEQANRLVEDAKALQEAGAFAVVLEAMPSELAARITHELAIPTIGIGAGASCDGQVLVLYDLLGLFDAFVPKFVKPYAHLKTDALRALKQYKEEVEQGRFPTDQESYH, from the coding sequence ATGAAAATTCCCGACTTCCAGCGCGCGAAGCGCGAAGGGAAGAAGATCGTCGTCGTGACCGGGTACGACGCCCTGTTTGCCCGCATCATCGAGCAGGCGGGGATCGAGGTCATTCTCGTCGGCGATTCGTTGGGCGTGGTGGTGCAGGGAAAGCACGATACCCTGACCGTGACGATGGAGGACATGCTCTACCACACGCGCATGGTGGCCGGGGCGGCGGAACGGGCGCTCGTTGTGGCCGACATGCCCTTCCTGTCCTATCAGGTCAGCAACGAAGAAGCGGTGCGGAACGCCGGCCGGCTGATCCAGGCCGGCGCCGCGGCGGTCAAGCTGGAAGGCGGAGCCAATGTGGTTGAGAGGGTCCAGGCGATGACCAGCTTCGGCATCCCGGTCATGGGGCATGTGGGGATGACGCCGCAGTCGGTCCGCTCCTATGGCGGGTACAAGGTGCAGGGGAAGGGGGCGGAGCAGGCCAATCGGCTGGTCGAGGATGCCAAGGCCTTGCAGGAGGCCGGAGCCTTTGCCGTCGTCCTCGAAGCCATGCCGTCCGAGTTGGCGGCCCGCATCACCCACGAGCTGGCGATCCCCACGATCGGGATCGGCGCCGGGGCGTCATGCGACGGTCAGGTCTTGGTCCTCTATGATCTGCTGGGCCTCTTCGACGCCTTCGTGCCGAAGTTCGTGAAGCCCTACGCACACCTCAAAACCGACGCCTTGCGCGCCCTCAAGCAGTATAAGGAAGAAGTCGAGCAGGGGCGGTTTCCCACCGATCAAGAAAGCTACCATTAG
- a CDS encoding symmetrical bis(5'-nucleosyl)-tetraphosphatase → MAIYAFGDIQGCYTALRQLVADLPWSPETDRLWFVGDLVNRGSESLAVLRYVKQLGDRAVVVLGNHDLYLLAVAEGILPLRPRDTFKDVLTAPDREELLHWLRHRPLLHQEQHHVLVHAGLLPQWTITEAAALAREVEEALRGPAYRSVLHGLFMQERRPWSDNLAGQVRMKTITDALTRLRICTPAGEIHYTFKGEVKDIPPGYKPWFELEQRKQDEATLVCGHWSALGLHLTPRFLGLDSGCVWGRSLTALRLDDRTVFQVRCDATGMPVTPST, encoded by the coding sequence ATGGCTATTTACGCCTTCGGAGACATTCAAGGTTGCTATACGGCCCTGCGGCAACTCGTCGCCGACCTCCCATGGAGCCCGGAAACGGACCGGCTCTGGTTCGTCGGGGACCTCGTCAATCGCGGCTCGGAGTCCTTGGCCGTCCTCCGGTACGTCAAGCAGCTCGGCGACCGGGCCGTGGTCGTGCTGGGCAACCACGACCTCTATTTGCTGGCGGTGGCCGAGGGGATTCTCCCGCTTCGCCCCCGAGACACGTTCAAGGATGTCCTCACCGCGCCGGATCGCGAGGAACTGCTCCATTGGCTGCGGCACCGGCCGTTGCTGCATCAAGAACAGCACCATGTCCTCGTTCACGCGGGTCTGCTACCGCAGTGGACGATCACGGAAGCTGCGGCGCTGGCCCGAGAGGTTGAGGAAGCTCTACGCGGTCCCGCCTATCGATCGGTGCTCCACGGCCTCTTCATGCAGGAACGACGCCCCTGGTCGGACAACTTGGCAGGGCAGGTCCGCATGAAGACCATCACGGACGCCTTGACCCGATTGAGGATCTGCACCCCTGCCGGCGAGATCCACTACACCTTCAAGGGAGAAGTGAAGGACATCCCCCCCGGGTACAAACCCTGGTTTGAGCTCGAACAGCGGAAGCAGGACGAAGCGACCTTGGTCTGCGGCCATTGGTCGGCGTTGGGGCTGCACCTCACCCCGCGATTCCTCGGGCTCGACAGTGGATGCGTCTGGGGCCGATCCCTCACCGCCCTGCGCCTGGATGATCGGACGGTTTTTCAAGTCCGGTGCGATGCAACCGGAATGCCGGTTACCCCCTCGACATAG
- a CDS encoding PDC sensor domain-containing protein, translating to MKKQAVTCPSVAGLCAMTILFVLAATAFLLYYQDQALVSGLQQRGEGFAQQLAATGALMQEDPATLQQVLDRLVPAPHLASAEVADATGRIIAATDRGAIGRPFDGPEWNGAKASQSPSVFSASGEQGELMATLFSPISDGPHLVGWSRMTLVMPFKERLEPAIRTAGAMLVLLVMLLVSIVRHHARMKAAVDDIQEQVRTIVQQVTGVKDEAA from the coding sequence ATGAAGAAGCAAGCGGTGACCTGTCCCTCCGTCGCAGGCCTCTGCGCCATGACGATCCTGTTCGTGCTCGCGGCGACCGCCTTCCTCTTGTACTACCAGGATCAGGCGCTTGTCTCCGGTCTACAACAACGAGGGGAGGGCTTTGCACAACAGCTCGCAGCCACGGGCGCGCTGATGCAGGAAGATCCTGCAACCCTTCAGCAAGTCTTGGATCGGCTCGTGCCCGCCCCGCACCTGGCGTCGGCGGAAGTCGCCGATGCCACGGGCCGCATCATCGCCGCCACCGATCGGGGCGCGATCGGACGTCCGTTCGACGGACCGGAGTGGAACGGCGCCAAAGCAAGCCAATCCCCCTCCGTATTTTCGGCTTCCGGCGAGCAGGGTGAACTCATGGCGACGCTGTTCTCACCGATCTCCGACGGGCCACACCTTGTCGGATGGAGCCGGATGACGCTGGTCATGCCTTTCAAGGAACGGCTGGAACCGGCCATTCGCACCGCGGGCGCCATGCTCGTCCTCCTGGTCATGCTGCTGGTCTCGATCGTCCGGCACCACGCCAGAATGAAAGCCGCGGTGGACGATATTCAGGAGCAAGTTCGGACGATTGTCCAGCAGGTCACGGGCGTGAAAGACGAAGCGGCGTGA
- a CDS encoding IS5 family transposase yields MLRLSDDQWERIRSHFPEEHLPEGRRGRKPIPTRAVLEVVLWILNTGAQWHMLPQCYPNDNTVHRRFQHWCHQEVLRAVLTDLANTLREDGALDEAECFIDATFASAKGGGEQIGPTKRGKGVKILAIVDRHGLPLSVSTHAANHHEVTLVQLSFDFYMIEAKPEHLIGDRAYDSDKLDDALKQQGVEMIAPHRANRRKRKTQDGRRLRRDERRWLVERFFAWMQWRRRLLVRWEYYATNFLGFVQLAVMVILLRQF; encoded by the coding sequence ATGCTTCGCTTGAGCGACGACCAGTGGGAACGGATTCGCAGCCATTTCCCCGAAGAGCACCTGCCAGAGGGCCGGCGTGGGCGCAAACCGATCCCGACTCGCGCGGTGCTGGAGGTCGTTCTGTGGATTCTCAACACGGGCGCCCAGTGGCACATGCTGCCGCAGTGTTACCCCAACGACAACACCGTCCACCGTCGGTTTCAGCACTGGTGTCACCAGGAAGTCCTGCGCGCCGTGCTGACCGACCTGGCCAATACGCTGCGGGAGGACGGGGCGCTGGATGAGGCGGAATGCTTTATCGATGCGACGTTTGCGTCCGCCAAGGGCGGCGGGGAGCAGATCGGCCCCACGAAGCGAGGAAAAGGCGTGAAGATCTTGGCGATTGTGGACCGCCACGGGCTGCCCCTGTCGGTGAGCACACATGCGGCGAACCATCATGAAGTGACGTTGGTGCAACTGAGCTTCGACTTTTACATGATCGAAGCCAAGCCCGAACACCTGATTGGCGATCGCGCGTACGACAGCGACAAGCTCGATGACGCCCTGAAGCAACAAGGCGTGGAGATGATCGCGCCCCACCGCGCGAATCGGAGAAAGCGCAAAACCCAGGATGGCCGGCGGCTTCGCCGCGACGAACGCCGCTGGCTGGTGGAACGGTTCTTCGCCTGGATGCAATGGCGACGTCGGCTCCTGGTGCGCTGGGAATACTACGCCACCAATTTCCTGGGCTTCGTCCAACTGGCGGTCATGGTTATCCTGCTCAGGCAATTTTGA
- a CDS encoding putative bifunctional diguanylate cyclase/phosphodiesterase, which yields MKRPLVLVVDDEPGIQSLIGETLSQAGFEVEAVSTGQEAVTRFPLLKPDLVLMDVLLPGMNGFAACSLLRRLPQAAHVPIVFMTSFEDTESVERAYEAGATDFMSKPFNPLILGHRVRYLLRAGAALRELSRSKEHLAHAQHLAQVGSWEWDLAKRQLRVSERAAIILGLSIREFSGSLDEFLSLAPAAVGGLFKSVLEGSFVPHHPSRQDHTLTMPDGEQRTVSLQARALPAEDGRTVVSLTGTVQDITERRRIEEHIHHLAYYDSLTGLPNRLLFRDRAQQALAAAKRHEAMLGILFLDIDRFKFINDSLGHSAGDALLKQVAERIMEAIRASDSVVRPGTSETAGAVARLGGDEFTILLPDLRQPDHASGIARRILSAIANPFLVEGREVFITGSIGISLHPSDGENLEELLKNADTAMYQAKNEGRNNYQFYSRSMNEMAADRLALENDLRRAIERHELRLHYQPLVDIHTGLVIGVEALLRWAHPTRGLLPPGRFVDLVEEIGLGQAVGEWVLETACRETAPWQSADGRPLIVAVNVSNAQFSDRGLVTRLSRLLRETGFASSRLELELTETIMMPQPEEAAAVLQQLKGMGLRLALDDFGTGYSSIGHLRTLPFDTVKIDRSFITEVATNATDATIAEAMITMAHARDLRVLAEGIETVPQLSLLRQLGCDEVQGYLFSPPVPADSIPPLLTGPIVPRG from the coding sequence GTGAAACGCCCGCTCGTGCTGGTGGTGGACGACGAGCCGGGCATCCAATCGTTGATCGGCGAGACCCTCTCACAGGCCGGCTTCGAGGTCGAAGCGGTCTCGACCGGCCAGGAGGCGGTCACCCGCTTCCCTTTGCTCAAGCCCGATCTGGTCCTGATGGACGTGCTCTTGCCCGGCATGAACGGGTTTGCCGCCTGTTCGCTGTTGAGACGGCTCCCCCAGGCCGCCCATGTGCCCATCGTGTTCATGACGTCATTTGAGGATACGGAGTCCGTCGAGCGCGCCTACGAAGCCGGCGCGACGGATTTCATGTCCAAGCCGTTCAATCCGCTCATCCTGGGCCATCGCGTCCGGTACCTCCTCCGGGCCGGCGCCGCCCTGCGCGAGCTGTCCCGCAGCAAGGAACACCTGGCCCATGCGCAGCATCTGGCTCAGGTGGGCAGTTGGGAATGGGATCTCGCGAAGCGCCAATTGCGGGTCTCCGAGCGGGCGGCGATCATTCTCGGACTGTCCATCCGGGAGTTCTCCGGCTCGCTGGACGAGTTCCTGTCGCTCGCCCCCGCGGCGGTCGGCGGGCTGTTCAAGAGCGTGCTGGAGGGCAGCTTCGTTCCACATCATCCTTCGCGCCAGGACCATACGCTGACGATGCCGGACGGAGAGCAACGGACGGTCAGCCTTCAAGCCCGCGCGTTGCCAGCCGAGGACGGCCGCACGGTCGTCAGCTTGACGGGGACGGTGCAAGACATTACGGAGCGCCGCCGGATCGAAGAGCACATCCATCATCTGGCCTACTACGACAGCCTGACCGGGCTGCCCAACCGATTGCTGTTCCGGGATCGGGCCCAGCAGGCCTTGGCCGCCGCGAAGCGGCACGAGGCCATGTTGGGGATTCTGTTTCTGGATATCGACCGGTTCAAGTTCATCAACGACTCGCTGGGCCATTCGGCCGGCGATGCCCTCCTGAAACAGGTCGCCGAGCGGATCATGGAAGCGATCCGGGCCTCGGATTCGGTCGTCCGGCCCGGCACTTCGGAGACAGCCGGCGCGGTGGCACGGCTGGGCGGGGACGAGTTCACGATTCTGCTCCCGGACCTGCGCCAGCCCGACCATGCGAGCGGGATCGCGCGCCGCATCCTGAGCGCGATCGCCAACCCGTTCCTGGTGGAAGGGCGGGAGGTCTTCATCACAGGCAGCATCGGGATCTCACTCCATCCGAGCGACGGCGAGAATCTGGAAGAGTTGCTGAAGAACGCCGACACGGCGATGTATCAGGCTAAGAACGAAGGCCGCAACAACTACCAGTTCTATTCCCGATCGATGAACGAGATGGCGGCCGATCGGCTGGCGCTGGAGAACGATCTGCGGCGGGCCATCGAACGCCATGAGCTGCGCCTCCATTATCAGCCGCTGGTGGACATTCACACGGGACTGGTCATCGGCGTCGAAGCCCTGTTGCGCTGGGCCCACCCGACCAGGGGCCTGCTTCCGCCGGGGCGGTTTGTCGACCTCGTCGAGGAGATCGGCCTGGGACAGGCCGTGGGCGAGTGGGTCCTGGAGACGGCCTGCCGGGAAACCGCGCCCTGGCAGTCCGCGGACGGACGCCCACTCATCGTGGCGGTGAATGTGTCCAACGCGCAGTTCAGCGACCGGGGGCTGGTCACACGGCTTTCCCGCCTGCTGCGCGAGACCGGGTTCGCCTCCTCGCGGCTCGAGTTGGAACTCACCGAAACGATCATGATGCCCCAGCCGGAGGAAGCGGCGGCGGTTCTGCAACAGTTGAAAGGCATGGGCCTGCGCCTGGCTCTGGACGATTTTGGAACCGGCTACTCGTCGATCGGCCACCTGCGCACGCTGCCGTTCGATACGGTCAAGATCGACCGCTCCTTCATCACGGAGGTGGCGACGAACGCCACGGACGCCACGATCGCCGAGGCCATGATCACCATGGCCCACGCGCGCGACCTGCGGGTGCTGGCCGAGGGCATCGAGACCGTCCCCCAACTGTCGCTGCTTCGGCAATTGGGTTGCGACGAAGTCCAGGGATACCTCTTCAGCCCGCCGGTGCCGGCTGATTCTATCCCTCCGCTCTTGACAGGGCCGATCGTCCCGCGAGGATGA
- a CDS encoding methylenetetrahydrofolate reductase, which yields MMREPRRLKEVLDQGQFAVTIEYNPPKGTNISGLVESAKGLVGRVHGVNVTDCTAAIMRASSLSVCRILYELGHDPVMQMTCRDRNRIAIQADLLGGHLLGIRNILCLTGDYPTVGDHKDAKPVYDLDSVQIMQIVQGLNNGRDWAGNKLDGPTDFTAGGAVTPEADPLGPMLAKFETKVKAGAQFFQTQAIYHPEQFASFMQAVRKFKVKVLAGILLLRNAKMAEFMNANIPGVSVPQEMIDELRAAGDKHAIEAGVEIAVRTIKAVRPHCDGVHIMAIKATDRLPQILTNAALG from the coding sequence ATGATGCGCGAACCACGACGGCTGAAGGAAGTCCTCGACCAAGGGCAGTTTGCCGTCACGATCGAGTACAACCCGCCGAAGGGCACCAACATCAGCGGTTTGGTCGAGAGTGCCAAGGGCCTGGTGGGGCGTGTGCACGGCGTGAACGTCACGGACTGCACGGCAGCGATCATGCGGGCCAGTTCGCTCTCGGTCTGCCGGATTCTCTACGAGTTGGGCCACGATCCGGTCATGCAGATGACCTGCCGCGACCGCAACCGGATCGCGATCCAGGCCGATCTCTTGGGCGGCCACTTGCTGGGCATCCGGAACATTCTCTGCCTGACCGGCGATTATCCCACGGTGGGAGACCACAAGGATGCAAAGCCCGTCTATGACCTGGACTCCGTCCAGATCATGCAGATCGTCCAGGGGCTCAATAACGGGCGGGACTGGGCCGGCAACAAGCTGGACGGCCCGACCGATTTCACCGCCGGCGGAGCGGTCACGCCGGAAGCCGATCCGCTGGGGCCGATGCTGGCGAAGTTCGAAACGAAGGTCAAAGCCGGCGCCCAGTTCTTTCAAACCCAAGCCATCTACCACCCCGAGCAGTTTGCGAGCTTCATGCAGGCGGTGCGCAAGTTCAAGGTGAAGGTGCTGGCCGGCATCCTGCTGTTGCGCAATGCGAAAATGGCCGAGTTCATGAACGCAAACATCCCCGGCGTCTCGGTGCCGCAGGAGATGATCGATGAGCTCAGGGCCGCCGGCGACAAACATGCCATCGAGGCCGGCGTGGAGATCGCCGTCCGCACGATCAAGGCCGTCCGTCCGCATTGCGACGGCGTCCACATCATGGCCATCAAGGCCACCGACCGCCTCCCGCAGATCCTCACCAACGCCGCTCTTGGCTGA
- a CDS encoding type II toxin-antitoxin system PemK/MazF family toxin, with amino-acid sequence MKRGDIVAVAAKGHYSGKPRPALILQSDLFSALGSVTICLLTTEIIDAPLFRISVEPSPESGLKQPSQIMIDKIVTVPRDAIGARIGSLDHDVMVRVGRSLAVFLGVV; translated from the coding sequence ATGAAACGCGGCGACATTGTCGCCGTGGCCGCCAAGGGCCATTATAGCGGGAAGCCGCGGCCCGCCCTGATCCTGCAATCCGATCTCTTCTCTGCTCTTGGGAGCGTTACTATCTGCCTGCTGACGACCGAAATCATTGATGCGCCCCTTTTCCGCATTTCCGTTGAGCCCTCACCGGAGAGCGGCCTCAAGCAGCCCTCGCAGATCATGATTGACAAAATCGTTACGGTTCCCCGTGACGCGATTGGCGCCCGCATCGGCTCGCTCGATCACGATGTGATGGTCCGCGTTGGCCGTTCCCTTGCCGTCTTTCTCGGGGTCGTCTGA
- a CDS encoding putative bifunctional diguanylate cyclase/phosphodiesterase, with translation MNDEHPTRQAIALIVDDDPTMRMLARQVLEQIGLEVEEAGDGQEAVRLFKQVRPAIVLLDVLMPVMDGFEACHAIRHLPGGSHTPILIMTGLDDIESIEKAYEVGATDFIAKPWQILILSHRVRYMLRTGRVLEALRESQAGLARAQQLAHLGSWTWTLRTNQFTVSDEVVRILGLSSDQFDRTPEAYLRNVHPDDQELVRQSLEEALALRRDYEVDYRVIRPDGEERIVTERGAPACDEQGRVVTVTGTIQDITVRRNAEAQMFLSTFYDRLTNLPNRVLFEERLRQALESAQQTGETGAVLMLNLDHFRRINETMGLMAGDEVLHAVADRLQDCVRKDDVRTGPTHHPSPYTLARLVADTFSILMPHLRTTRDAAKMARRLLAAIQQPFSIAQKDITLSASIGITLFPSNAADVPTLLQQADAALQSAKAKGGTRFVYFAQALSANQTERLALEADLRRAIQQNEFVLHYQPQVDVRRWAIRGVEAFLRWRHPTRGLLGPGQFLSCAEEAGLTVAIGEWVIGAACRQQKAWHEAGLPPVRVAVNLSPAHFRHQGLVETISLAVQDMGRSSEHLELEVTESMIMRDLDHSLKVLKHLKALGVRIALDDFGTGFTSLRELRLLPMDAVKIDASFIQEAGAMEGSPGFTAALITLAHSLKCRAIAEGVETQAQLEALQRAGCEEVQGFLYSPPRTAEETTQLLTKKPDPQARNRPAA, from the coding sequence ATGAATGATGAGCACCCCACCCGTCAGGCGATCGCCCTGATCGTGGACGATGATCCCACGATGCGGATGTTGGCCCGCCAGGTGCTCGAACAGATCGGGCTGGAGGTGGAAGAGGCGGGCGACGGACAGGAAGCCGTCCGGCTTTTCAAGCAGGTTCGCCCGGCCATCGTGCTGCTGGATGTCCTGATGCCCGTGATGGACGGCTTTGAAGCCTGCCATGCGATCCGACACCTGCCGGGCGGCAGCCACACGCCCATCTTGATCATGACCGGCCTGGACGACATCGAGTCCATCGAAAAGGCCTACGAGGTCGGCGCGACCGACTTCATCGCCAAGCCCTGGCAGATTCTGATCCTGAGTCATCGGGTCCGGTACATGTTGCGGACCGGCCGCGTGTTGGAGGCCTTGCGCGAGAGCCAGGCCGGCCTGGCCCGCGCCCAGCAACTGGCCCACCTCGGCAGTTGGACCTGGACGCTCAGAACCAACCAGTTCACCGTGTCCGACGAGGTGGTCCGAATTCTCGGGCTCTCGTCCGATCAGTTCGACCGGACCCCCGAGGCCTATCTCCGGAACGTCCATCCCGACGACCAGGAACTGGTCCGCCAATCGTTGGAGGAGGCCCTGGCGCTGCGGCGGGATTATGAAGTGGATTACCGGGTCATCCGTCCCGATGGAGAAGAGCGGATCGTGACCGAACGGGGGGCGCCCGCTTGCGACGAGCAGGGGCGCGTGGTGACGGTCACGGGCACCATCCAGGACATCACGGTCAGGCGCAACGCGGAAGCACAGATGTTCCTCTCCACGTTTTACGATCGGCTCACCAATTTGCCGAACCGCGTCCTGTTCGAAGAACGGCTCCGACAGGCCCTGGAGTCGGCGCAGCAGACCGGCGAGACCGGGGCGGTCCTGATGCTCAACCTGGATCACTTTCGCCGGATCAACGAGACGATGGGACTGATGGCCGGGGACGAGGTGCTCCATGCCGTGGCGGACCGCCTCCAAGATTGTGTCCGCAAGGACGACGTTCGTACCGGACCCACCCACCACCCGTCCCCTTACACCCTGGCCCGTCTGGTCGCCGATACCTTTTCCATCCTGATGCCCCACCTTCGGACAACGCGCGACGCAGCCAAGATGGCCCGCCGATTGCTTGCGGCGATCCAACAGCCGTTTTCGATTGCGCAGAAAGATATCACCCTCTCCGCCAGCATCGGCATCACGCTCTTTCCCTCCAATGCCGCAGACGTCCCGACCCTGCTCCAGCAGGCCGATGCCGCGCTCCAGAGCGCCAAGGCCAAAGGAGGCACCCGCTTCGTCTATTTCGCCCAAGCGCTGAGCGCCAACCAGACCGAGCGGCTGGCGCTCGAAGCCGACTTGCGCCGCGCGATCCAACAGAACGAATTCGTGCTGCACTATCAACCGCAGGTGGACGTCAGACGGTGGGCGATCAGAGGGGTCGAGGCCTTTCTGCGGTGGCGCCATCCCACGCGCGGGCTGCTGGGGCCGGGCCAGTTTCTTTCTTGCGCCGAAGAGGCCGGATTGACGGTGGCGATCGGCGAATGGGTGATCGGGGCCGCCTGCCGTCAACAGAAGGCCTGGCATGAGGCCGGCCTGCCTCCCGTCCGAGTGGCCGTCAATCTGTCGCCGGCCCATTTCCGGCATCAGGGGCTGGTCGAAACGATCAGCCTGGCCGTGCAGGACATGGGACGCAGCTCGGAACATCTGGAGTTGGAGGTGACGGAGAGCATGATCATGCGGGACCTCGACCATTCACTGAAGGTCCTGAAGCACCTCAAGGCGCTGGGCGTCCGCATCGCCCTGGACGATTTCGGCACCGGCTTCACCTCGCTCCGAGAACTGCGCCTGCTGCCGATGGATGCCGTGAAGATCGATGCGTCGTTTATCCAGGAGGCGGGCGCCATGGAAGGATCGCCCGGCTTCACCGCGGCATTGATCACGCTGGCCCATAGTTTGAAGTGCCGCGCCATTGCGGAAGGGGTCGAAACGCAGGCGCAGCTCGAGGCCCTGCAGCGGGCCGGCTGCGAGGAGGTGCAGGGCTTTCTCTACAGTCCCCCGAGGACGGCGGAGGAGACGACGCAACTTCTCACCAAGAAACCCGATCCGCAAGCCCGCAATCGACCCGCAGCCTAA